One region of Ascaphus truei isolate aAscTru1 chromosome 13, aAscTru1.hap1, whole genome shotgun sequence genomic DNA includes:
- the DTX1 gene encoding E3 ubiquitin-protein ligase DTX1, with translation MFRSGVLLSVSGQSFGGQGAPPRVVVWEWLNEHGRWRPYTATVCHHIESALREDGRGRVGLGQVDAQLTPYVIDLQTMHQYRQDTGTIRPVRRSFFEPSSSPGKGIVWEWENDAGSWTPYDTEICIAIQNAYEKQHPWLDLTTLGFCYLVHFQSMCQVNRQTHRKRRLRRRMDLAYPLTMGSIPKSQSWPVGSGSGLPCSCPQCLLVNSTRAASNAILASQKVKVPPGPPPTVLPPPPPLLHPPGLRQSSTFTGGGTGWGRAGEGGRSGGGIRGSAGFSRSQSVPGTAPYPGQNNLNRPGAQRTSGSSSRASIPPGVPALPVKNLNGTGPVHPALAGMTGILMCAAGLPVCLTRAPKPILHPPPVSKEDIKPVSGISGICRKTKKKHLKKSKNPEEVVRRYIQKVKSPPDEDCTICMERLVTASGYEGVLSHRGVRAELVGKLGKCSHMYHVLCLVAMYNNGNKDGSLQCPTCKAIYGEKTGTQPPGKMEFHVIPHSLPGYPECKTIRIVYDIPSGMQGPEHPNPGRKFTARGFPRHCYLPDNEKGRKALRLLVAAWDRRLIFAIGTSSTTGESNTVVWNEIHHKTEFGSNLTGHGYPDLNYLDNVLAELGVQGVSEERSLAY, from the exons ATGTTCCGCTCGGGGGTCCTGCTGTCGGTCAGCGGGCAGAGTTTCGGGGGTCAGGGGGCCCCTCCCCGCGTGGTGGTCTGGGAGTGGCTGAACGAGCACGGGCGCTGGAGACCCTACACGGCCACTGTGTGCCACCACATCGAGAGCGCCCTGCGGGAGGACGGCAGGGGACGCGTGGGCCTGGGACAGGTGGACGCTCAGCTCACACCCTATGTCATCGACCTGCAGACCATGCACCAGTACCGCCAGGACACAG GGACCATCCGCCCTGTGAGACGCAGCTTCTTCGAGCCATCCTCCTCTCCGGGGAAGGGCATTGTGTGGGAGTGGGAGAATGATGCGGGCTCTTGGACCCCCTATGACACCGAGATCTGCATCGCCATCCAGAACGCCTACGAGAAGCAGCACCCATGGCTGGACCTCACCACCCTGGGCTTCTGCTACCTGGTGCATTTCCAGAGCATGTGCCAGGTCAACCGCCAGACCCACCGCAAGCGCCGGCTGAGGAGGCGCATGGACCTAGCATACCCTCTTACCATGGGCTCCATACCCAAGTCTCAGTCATGGCCGGTGGGGTCTGGCTCGGGGTTGCCCTGCTCCTGCCCTCAGTGCCTCCTGGTCAACAGCACTAGGGCAGCCTCCAATGCCATCCTGGCATCCCAGAAGGTCAAGGTGCCACCTGGGCCACCACCCACCgtgcttccccctcctcctccccttcttcaCCCGCCAGGATTGAGACAGAGTAGTACGTTCACTGGAGGGGGAACAGGGTGGGGCAGAGCGGGGGAAGGAGGCAGGTCTGGAGGGGGCATCAGGGGAAGTGCCGGGTTCTCTCGCAGTCAGAGTGTGCCGGGGACCGCTCCGTACCCGGGACAGAACAATCTGAACAGGCCGGGGGCACAGAGAACCAgtgggagcagcagcagggcCTCTATTCCACCAGG AGTCCCTGCTCTCCCCGTGAAGAACCTGAATGGGACAGGCCCTGTGCATCCAGCCCTGGCAG GAATGACGGGTATCCTGATGTGTGCGGCGGGGCTGCCCGTCTGCCTCACCAGAGCCCCCAAACCCATACTGCACCCCCCTCCCGTCAGCAAGGAGGACATCAAACCGGTCAGCGGCATCAGCGGGATCTGCCGGAAAACCAAAAAGAAACACCTGAAGAAGA GTAAGAACCCAGAAGAAGTGGTGCGCAGGTACATACAGAAGGTGAAATCACCCCCAGATGAG GATTGTACCATCTGCATGGAGCGTCTGGTCACCGCATCCGGATATGAGGGGGTCCTCAGCCACAGGGGGGTCCGGGCCGAGCTGGTGGGGAAGCTGGGCAAATGCAGCCACATGTACCATGTGCTGTGTCTGGTAGCCATGTATAATAATGGCAATAAG GATGGCAGCCTGCAGTGCCCCACCTGTAAGGCGATTTACGGAGAGAAGACGGGAACGCAGCCTCCAGGGAAGATGGAATTCCACgtcatcccccactccctgccggGTTATCCTGAGTGTAAGACCATCCGCATCGTGTACGACATCCCCAGTGGCATGCAG GGGCCTGAGCATCCCAATCCTGGCAGGAAGTTCACAGCGAGAGGATTCCCGCGGCACTGCTACCTGCCAGACAACGAGAAggggaggaag GCTCTGCGGCTGCTGGTGGCAGCGTGGGACCGGCGACTTATATTCGCCATCGGCACCTCCAGCACGACGGGAGAGTCCAACACCGTGGTGTGGAACGAGATCCATCACAAGACAGAGTTCGGGTCCAACCTGACCGGCCACGGGTACCCGGACCTCAACTACCTGGACAATGTCCTGGCCGAATTGGgcgtgcagggggtcagtgaggAGCGATCGCTGGCctattga